One genomic segment of Mytilus trossulus isolate FHL-02 chromosome 4, PNRI_Mtr1.1.1.hap1, whole genome shotgun sequence includes these proteins:
- the LOC134713681 gene encoding transient receptor potential cation channel subfamily M member-like 2, translating into MYMRFLHIILVERKLGPKIIMIKEMVKELLRFIGILLVFMMGVGVLYHANMYPKHEDMWNPAGWTYWRIWKIMYMPYWQIYGFNFLDSFDANSTTPCTTIQSEWESNPDIERCNRYDWVLIVIAAFYMLISNLLLVNLVIALFSFKFRRVQENSGKLWRYLRYEVIMDYRTIIPAPLNLVIRPILLCMSIYRKLRKCRDGNDVSNQETDQKKKERKNKKKKIKTLQSVHAVNCVLEL; encoded by the exons ATGTACATGAGATTTCTTCATATCATATTGGTAGAACGAAAACTAGGACcaaaaattatcatgatcaagGAAATG GTGAAAGAACTGCTTAGATTTATAGGAATTCTGTTGGTATTTATGATGGGAGTCGGTGTACTTTATCATGCAAACATGTATCCAAAGCACGAGGATATGTGGAATCCAGCTGGATGGACATACTGGAGAATTTGGAAAATCATGTATATGCCTTACTGGCAAATATATGGATTCAATTTTTTGGATTCTTttgatg CTAACAGTACAACACCATGTACCACTATACAGAGCGAATGGGAGAGTAACCCAGACATAGAACGGTGTAATCGGTATGACTGGGTACTCATTGTGATTGCTGCTTTTTATATGTTGATTTCGAATCTTCTTCTCGTCAACCTTGTGATTGCTCTATTCag ctTTAAGTTTAGACGAGTTCAAGAAAACTCCGGGAAATTATGGCGTTACTTGAGATATGAAGTGATAATGGACTATCGTACAATAATACCTGCACCGTTAAATCTAGTTATCAGACCAATTTTGTTATGCATGTCAATTTATCGTAAATTGAGGAAATGCAGGGATGGGAATGATGTTTCTAATCAGGAAACCGATC aaaaaaagaaggaacgaaagaataaaaagaagaaaataaaaacacttcAGTCAGTTCATGCAGTAAATTGTGTATTAGAATTATGA